A single region of the Streptomyces sp. NBC_01262 genome encodes:
- the rpsK gene encoding 30S ribosomal protein S11 has protein sequence MPPKGRQGAAKKVRRKEKKNVAHGHAHIKSTFNNTIVSITDPAGNVISWASAGHVGFKGSRKSTPFAAQMAAESAARRAQEHGMRKVDVFVKGPGSGRETAIRSLQATGLEVGSIQDVTPTPHNGCRPPKRRRV, from the coding sequence ATGCCCCCCAAGGGTCGTCAGGGCGCTGCCAAGAAGGTGCGCCGCAAGGAAAAGAAGAACGTCGCTCATGGGCACGCCCACATCAAGAGCACGTTCAACAACACGATCGTCTCGATCACGGACCCCGCGGGCAACGTGATCTCCTGGGCCTCCGCCGGCCACGTGGGCTTCAAGGGCTCGCGCAAGTCCACCCCCTTCGCCGCGCAGATGGCCGCCGAGTCGGCCGCCCGCCGCGCGCAGGAGCACGGCATGCGCAAGGTCGACGTCTTCGTCAAGGGTCCCGGCTCCGGCCGTGAGACCGCGATCCGCTCGCTCCAGGCCACCGGCCTGGAGGTCGGCTCGATCCAGGACGTCACCCCCACCCCGCACAACGGCTGCCGTCCGCCCAAGCGCCGCCGCGTCTGA
- the rpsM gene encoding 30S ribosomal protein S13, whose translation MARLAGVDLPREKRVEIALTYVFGIGLTRAQETLKNTGVNPDTRVRDLAEEDLVKLREYVDANFKTEGDLRREIQADIRRKVEIGCYQGLRHRRGLPVHGQRTHTNARTRKGPRRAIAGKKKPGKK comes from the coding sequence ATGGCACGCCTTGCAGGCGTTGACCTCCCGCGCGAGAAGCGCGTGGAGATCGCCCTCACCTACGTCTTCGGCATCGGGCTCACCCGTGCGCAGGAGACCCTGAAGAACACCGGTGTGAACCCGGACACGCGTGTTCGCGACCTTGCCGAGGAAGACCTCGTCAAGCTCCGCGAGTACGTGGACGCCAATTTCAAGACCGAGGGTGACCTCCGTCGCGAGATCCAGGCGGACATCCGCCGCAAGGTCGAGATCGGCTGCTACCAGGGTCTGCGCCACCGTCGCGGCCTGCCGGTCCACGGTCAGCGGACTCACACCAACGCCCGCACCCGCAAGGGCCCGCGTCGCGCCATCGCCGGTAAGAAGAAGCCGGGCAAGAAGTAG
- the rpmJ gene encoding 50S ribosomal protein L36, which produces MKVKPSVKKICDKCKVIRRHGRVMVICDNLRHKQRQG; this is translated from the coding sequence ATGAAGGTCAAGCCGAGCGTCAAGAAGATCTGCGACAAGTGCAAGGTGATCCGCCGCCACGGTCGGGTCATGGTCATCTGCGACAACCTGCGCCACAAGCAGCGCCAGGGCTGA
- the infA gene encoding translation initiation factor IF-1 → MAKKQGAIEIEGTVIESLPNAMFKVELQNGHKVLAHISGKMRMHYIRILPDDRVVVELSPYDLTRGRIVYRYK, encoded by the coding sequence ATGGCCAAGAAGCAAGGCGCCATCGAAATCGAGGGCACCGTGATCGAGTCTCTGCCGAACGCAATGTTCAAGGTGGAGCTCCAGAACGGTCACAAGGTCCTCGCGCACATCAGCGGCAAGATGCGTATGCACTACATCCGCATCCTCCCGGATGACCGGGTCGTCGTGGAGCTGTCTCCGTACGACCTGACGCGCGGACGGATCGTCTACCGCTACAAGTAG
- the map gene encoding type I methionyl aminopeptidase, translating to MVEIKNPEQIAKMRAAGLVVAAIHEATREVAVPGATTKDLDDAARKVLADHGAKSNFLGYGGFPATICTSVNDVVVHGIPDTVTVLKDGDIISVDCGAVVDGWHGDAAYTAFVGTGHAPELVELSRVTEESMWAGIAAFRKGDRLVDISRAIEGYIRRQPKPGGGKYGIIEEYGGHGIGTEMHMDPHLLNYVNRKRGRGIKLVPGVCLAIEPMVSLGTPLTHVLEDEWTVKTNDGTWSSHWEHSIALTEDGPLVLTAVDGGKAKLAEYGVTAAPDPLA from the coding sequence ATGGTCGAGATCAAGAACCCCGAGCAGATCGCGAAGATGCGGGCGGCGGGTCTTGTCGTCGCGGCCATCCACGAGGCGACCCGCGAGGTGGCCGTCCCCGGCGCCACCACCAAGGACCTGGACGACGCGGCCCGCAAGGTCCTCGCCGACCACGGTGCCAAGTCCAACTTCCTCGGCTACGGCGGCTTCCCCGCGACCATCTGCACCTCGGTCAACGACGTGGTCGTCCACGGCATCCCCGACACGGTGACCGTCCTCAAGGACGGCGACATCATCTCCGTCGACTGCGGTGCCGTCGTCGACGGCTGGCACGGCGACGCCGCGTACACCGCCTTCGTCGGCACCGGTCACGCGCCGGAGCTGGTCGAGCTCAGCCGCGTCACCGAGGAGTCCATGTGGGCCGGCATCGCCGCCTTCCGCAAGGGCGACCGGCTCGTCGACATCTCCCGCGCCATCGAGGGCTACATCCGCCGCCAGCCCAAGCCCGGTGGCGGCAAGTACGGCATCATCGAGGAGTACGGCGGTCACGGCATCGGCACCGAGATGCACATGGACCCCCACCTCCTGAACTACGTCAACCGCAAGCGCGGGCGCGGCATCAAGCTGGTGCCCGGCGTCTGCCTGGCCATCGAGCCGATGGTGAGCCTCGGCACACCGCTGACCCACGTCCTTGAGGACGAGTGGACCGTCAAGACGAACGACGGGACCTGGTCCTCCCACTGGGAGCACTCCATCGCCCTGACGGAAGACGGCCCCCTGGTCCTCACCGCCGTGGACGGCGGCAAGGCGAAGCTCGCCGAGTACGGGGTGACGGCGGCGCCGGATCCGCTGGCGTAA
- a CDS encoding adenylate kinase, with protein sequence MRIVLVGPPGAGKGTQAAYLARNLSIPHISTGDLFRANISQGTPLGKQAQAYMKAGDLVPDEVTIGMAKDRWEQPDASHGFLLDGFPRNLNQAEALDRILKDEGIALDAVLDLEVPEEEVVRRIAGRRTCRHDSSHTFHVEYKKPKAEGVCDECGGELYQRDDDTEETVRRRLEVYHRETEPIIDYYRSQDLVITISALGPVAEVTERSMEALRDRDKDDSK encoded by the coding sequence ATGCGCATTGTCCTCGTCGGCCCCCCTGGGGCGGGCAAGGGTACGCAGGCCGCGTACCTTGCCAGGAACCTGTCGATCCCGCACATTTCCACGGGCGACCTCTTCCGCGCCAACATCAGCCAGGGGACGCCGCTCGGCAAGCAGGCGCAGGCCTATATGAAGGCCGGCGACCTGGTGCCGGACGAGGTCACGATCGGAATGGCCAAGGACCGCTGGGAGCAGCCGGACGCCTCGCACGGCTTCCTGCTCGACGGCTTCCCGCGCAACCTCAACCAGGCCGAAGCGCTCGACCGGATTCTCAAGGACGAGGGCATCGCGCTGGACGCGGTCCTCGATCTGGAGGTCCCGGAGGAGGAGGTCGTCCGGCGCATCGCCGGACGACGTACCTGCCGGCACGACAGCAGCCACACCTTCCACGTCGAGTACAAGAAGCCCAAGGCCGAGGGCGTCTGCGACGAGTGCGGCGGCGAGCTCTACCAGCGCGACGACGACACCGAGGAGACGGTCCGGCGGCGGCTGGAGGTCTACCACCGCGAGACCGAGCCGATCATCGACTACTACCGGTCGCAGGATCTGGTGATCACGATCTCCGCGCTGGGGCCGGTGGCCGAGGTCACCGAGCGCTCGATGGAAGCGCTGCGGGACCGCGACAAGGACGACAGCAAGTAA
- the secY gene encoding preprotein translocase subunit SecY, producing MLTAFARAFRTPDLRKKLLFTLAIMVIYRLGAHIPVPGVDYQVVNDCIKQVGGNQGLFGLVNLFSGGALLQLTIFALGIMPYITASIILQLLTVVIPRLEALKKEGQAGTTKITQYTRYLTVALAILQGTGLVATARSGSLFSTCTSSSLIVPDQSIFTTITMVVTMTAGTAVIMWLGELITDRGIGNGMSILMFVSIAAGFPSALWAIKKSGKIADGWVEFGAVILIGLVMVGLVVFVEQAQRRIPVQYAKRMIGRRSYGGTSTYIPLKVNQAGVIPVIFASSLLYIPSLVVQFSGSTATWANWVKDNLVKGDHPIYILTYFLLIVFFAFFYVAISFNPEEVADNMKKYGGFIPGIRAGRPTAEYLSYVLNRITWPGAMYLGLIALVPTVALVLFNANQNFPFGGTSILIIVGVGLETVKQIESQLQQRNYEGFLR from the coding sequence GTGCTCACCGCGTTCGCCCGGGCGTTCAGGACGCCCGACCTGCGCAAAAAGCTGCTGTTCACGCTGGCCATCATGGTGATCTACCGGCTGGGAGCGCATATCCCGGTCCCGGGCGTGGACTACCAGGTGGTCAATGACTGCATCAAGCAGGTCGGCGGCAACCAGGGACTGTTCGGCCTGGTCAACCTGTTCAGTGGCGGCGCGCTGCTCCAGCTCACCATCTTCGCGCTCGGGATCATGCCGTACATCACGGCGAGCATCATCCTGCAGCTGCTGACCGTGGTGATCCCGCGCCTGGAAGCCCTCAAGAAGGAGGGGCAGGCCGGCACCACGAAGATCACGCAGTACACGCGTTATCTGACGGTCGCGCTCGCCATCCTGCAGGGCACCGGCCTGGTCGCCACCGCCCGCTCCGGCAGCCTGTTCTCGACCTGCACCAGCAGCAGCCTGATCGTGCCGGACCAGTCGATCTTCACCACGATCACCATGGTCGTCACCATGACCGCGGGCACCGCCGTCATCATGTGGCTCGGTGAGCTCATCACCGACCGCGGCATCGGCAACGGCATGTCGATCCTGATGTTCGTCTCCATCGCGGCCGGCTTCCCCAGCGCCCTGTGGGCGATCAAGAAGTCCGGCAAGATCGCGGACGGCTGGGTCGAGTTCGGTGCGGTGATCCTCATCGGCCTGGTGATGGTCGGCCTGGTGGTCTTCGTCGAGCAGGCGCAGCGCCGGATCCCGGTCCAGTACGCGAAGCGCATGATCGGCCGCCGGTCCTACGGCGGTACGTCCACTTACATCCCCTTGAAGGTCAACCAGGCGGGTGTGATTCCCGTCATCTTCGCCTCGTCGCTCCTCTACATCCCGTCGCTGGTCGTGCAGTTCAGCGGATCCACCGCGACCTGGGCGAACTGGGTGAAGGACAACCTGGTCAAGGGTGACCACCCGATTTACATCCTCACGTACTTCCTGCTGATCGTCTTCTTCGCCTTCTTCTACGTGGCTATCTCGTTCAACCCCGAGGAAGTCGCCGACAACATGAAGAAGTATGGTGGGTTCATCCCGGGTATCCGGGCTGGTCGACCCACTGCTGAGTACCTCAGCTACGTGCTCAATCGGATCACGTGGCCGGGGGCGATGTACCTGGGTCTGATCGCCCTGGTGCCCACCGTGGCGCTGGTGCTGTTCAACGCGAACCAGAACTTCCCGTTCGGCGGGACGAGCATCCTGATCATCGTGGGTGTGGGTCTGGAGACCGTGAAGCAGATCGAGAGCCAGCTTCAGCAGCGTAATTACGAAGGGTTCCTCCGCTGA
- the rplO gene encoding 50S ribosomal protein L15 codes for MGENPLHIHNLRPAPGAKTAKTRVGRGEASKGKTAGRGTKGTKARYQVPARFEGGQMPLHMRLPKLKGFKNPFRTEFQVVNLDKLGALYPEGGEVTVADLVAKGAVRKNSLVKVLGTGEISVALQVTVDAVSGSAQEKIVAAGGTVTELI; via the coding sequence ATGGGTGAGAACCCGCTGCACATCCACAACCTCCGTCCGGCTCCGGGCGCCAAGACCGCCAAGACCCGCGTGGGTCGTGGCGAGGCGTCCAAGGGCAAGACGGCCGGTCGTGGCACCAAGGGCACCAAGGCCCGTTACCAGGTTCCCGCGCGCTTCGAGGGCGGGCAGATGCCCCTCCACATGCGCCTGCCGAAGCTCAAGGGCTTCAAGAACCCGTTCCGCACCGAGTTCCAGGTCGTCAACCTGGACAAGCTCGGCGCTCTCTACCCCGAGGGTGGAGAGGTCACGGTGGCCGATCTGGTCGCCAAGGGCGCGGTTCGCAAGAACAGCCTCGTCAAGGTGCTCGGCACCGGCGAGATCTCCGTGGCGCTGCAGGTGACGGTTGACGCCGTCTCCGGCTCCGCCCAGGAGAAGATCGTCGCCGCCGGCGGCACCGTCACCGAGCTCATCTGA
- the rpmD gene encoding 50S ribosomal protein L30 translates to MARLKVTQTKSYIGSKQNHRDTLRSLGLKRLNDVVVKEDRPEIRGMVQTVRHLVTVEEVD, encoded by the coding sequence ATGGCTCGCCTCAAGGTCACGCAGACGAAGTCCTACATCGGTAGCAAGCAGAACCACCGTGACACCCTGCGTTCGCTCGGGCTCAAGCGCCTGAACGACGTGGTGGTCAAGGAGGACCGCCCGGAGATCCGTGGCATGGTCCAGACCGTCCGCCACCTCGTCACGGTCGAGGAGGTTGACTGA